A single window of Anaerocolumna chitinilytica DNA harbors:
- a CDS encoding type 2 periplasmic-binding domain-containing protein, whose protein sequence is MRKRIISVLLCLGMVISLLSGCSGSKEGTNQVKTNTDTDTAQENSSAGDGSKKYKDFITVDVFDSLANYQGIQTGWFGKIVKDKFNMELNIISPNVAGGGETLYQTRSAAGNLGDLIIYPMSGGKLQDLVDARLIVDMTDMMSGEKNLEKYKEAIQFSNQNNSTTAGTWGIPSEVSVNPATKPLGGTTLNFGTYLRWDLYKQMGYPEMKTMEDLLPVMKQMQDMNVVSDSGKKAYAFSFFKDWDGSFMNIATQVASYYGYANTGFLWQKADDSAEPQSTLDDDSLYMRGLKFFYQANQMGLVDPESTTQSYDTVYNKYVDGAILWSPWPWLSAGYNSDKHKQEGKLFDTAAINDFKLYTWGCYAKGNPGVAMMIGSKAKDKERLMDFIDWYYSPEAITLITTGAKGVTWDMKDNQPQLTDLGYQCMTDPANTDMPQEQGGGKYKDGMSQLNYKTISAGEVNPDTGFPYDYSLWDSFTQKSLSDIEKDWQTHMNAKNAVDYFSKNNQIVVSPGSGYSTPAEASDITTIRNQIQEVIKEYSWRAVFAKDDNEYNKYIKDMKETALGLGYDKVLEVDKANAEAQKQARAAVVK, encoded by the coding sequence AGTGCCGGTGATGGAAGTAAAAAATATAAGGATTTCATTACTGTAGATGTATTTGATTCCCTTGCAAATTATCAAGGAATTCAAACAGGGTGGTTTGGGAAAATTGTAAAAGACAAATTTAATATGGAATTAAATATCATTTCTCCCAATGTAGCAGGTGGTGGTGAAACATTGTATCAGACACGCAGTGCCGCCGGAAATCTTGGTGACTTAATTATTTATCCCATGTCGGGAGGAAAACTGCAGGATTTGGTTGATGCGAGATTAATTGTTGATATGACAGATATGATGAGCGGAGAAAAAAATCTGGAGAAATATAAGGAGGCTATCCAATTCTCTAATCAAAATAACAGCACAACAGCCGGTACTTGGGGAATTCCGTCAGAAGTTTCAGTAAATCCGGCCACGAAACCGTTAGGCGGTACTACCTTGAATTTTGGTACTTACTTAAGATGGGATTTATACAAACAGATGGGTTATCCTGAGATGAAAACCATGGAGGATTTGCTTCCTGTAATGAAACAAATGCAGGATATGAATGTTGTAAGTGATTCCGGTAAAAAAGCATATGCTTTTTCATTCTTTAAAGATTGGGATGGTTCATTTATGAACATAGCAACTCAGGTAGCTTCTTATTATGGCTATGCCAATACAGGATTTTTATGGCAAAAAGCAGACGATTCTGCTGAACCGCAGAGTACATTGGATGATGATTCGTTATATATGAGGGGCCTTAAGTTCTTTTACCAGGCAAACCAGATGGGACTTGTAGATCCGGAATCCACAACCCAAAGTTATGATACTGTTTATAATAAATATGTAGATGGTGCTATCTTATGGTCTCCCTGGCCTTGGTTGTCTGCCGGATATAATTCAGACAAACATAAACAGGAAGGTAAGTTATTCGATACCGCTGCAATCAATGATTTTAAATTATATACATGGGGATGTTATGCAAAAGGTAATCCAGGTGTAGCAATGATGATAGGCAGCAAGGCAAAGGATAAAGAAAGGTTAATGGATTTTATTGACTGGTATTATTCACCGGAAGCAATTACCTTAATTACAACAGGAGCAAAGGGAGTTACCTGGGATATGAAGGATAATCAGCCGCAATTAACGGATTTAGGTTATCAGTGCATGACAGATCCAGCCAATACGGATATGCCTCAGGAACAAGGGGGAGGAAAATATAAGGATGGTATGTCACAGTTGAATTATAAAACCATATCTGCAGGTGAAGTTAATCCAGACACAGGATTCCCTTATGATTATAGTTTATGGGATTCCTTTACTCAAAAGAGCCTTTCCGATATTGAAAAAGATTGGCAGACTCATATGAATGCAAAAAATGCAGTTGATTACTTTTCAAAAAACAATCAGATTGTGGTTTCACCTGGCAGCGGTTATTCCACTCCGGCAGAAGCATCTGATATTACTACCATAAGAAATCAGATACAGGAAGTAATAAAGGAATACTCATGGCGTGCAGTATTTGCTAAAGACGATAACGAATATAATAAGTATATCAAAGATATGAAGGAAACTGCATTGGGTCTTGGTTATGATAAGGTATTAGAAGTAGATAAGGCGAATGCAGAAGCACAAAAACAGGCCAGAGCAGCAGTAGTCAAATAA
- a CDS encoding alpha-galactosidase yields MAIKYYEDECLFKLDSPSSSYLIKIADQKYAGHVYYGRKLRGLDAAELLRIKEPPFTPSVNERDKLPFLDTFSYEYPTGGVGDFRESAIEIRDQEGYEALELFYDSYKIYDGKPGLTGLPAVFAEKDQCTTLELRLRDSNLGLTVTLFYSVFEEIDAIIRSVHVHNTSQKDIYLTKVLSACIDMDNKDFELVTLHGSWARERHIQESKVCHGFQGVSSNRGESSHQYHPFFALKEGGATQETGEVYGMHFVYSGNFIANVSLDQFESVRAVMGIHPDHFCWKLEAGETFQTPEVVLVYSSQGLGGMTRTYHDLYKNHLIRGQYKDKQRPVLINNWEATYFDFNSDKLISIAKEASELGIEMLVMDDGWFGNRYDDNRALGDWKVNEEKINKGLKSLVEEVNKLGMKFGIWFEPEMISPDSDLFREHPDWAIGIPGRTRGLCRNQYVLDLTRKEVLEHTYESVAGILRSANIEYVKWDMNRQLADLGSLGLPKDRQGELSHRYVLAVYELQERLLKEFPYLLLENCSGGGARFDPGMLYYSPQIWCSDDTDAIERLLIQEGTALIYPLSTIGAHVSDCPNHTVGRVTPFETRGYVALAGTFGYELDVTKIPEEDRKKIPEQIALYKKYNELIRTGDYYRIASYRTNHFYDCFQVVSKEKDEALVTYIQVLNRPNYHSRRIYLKGLDPNKNYKIEGEDRIYGGDTLMFAGLNLTKISGDFKGFLIHLTAV; encoded by the coding sequence ATGGCAATTAAATATTATGAAGATGAATGTTTATTTAAACTGGATTCCCCAAGCAGCAGTTATTTAATAAAAATTGCAGATCAAAAATATGCAGGGCATGTTTATTATGGCAGAAAATTAAGGGGACTGGACGCAGCGGAATTATTAAGAATAAAAGAACCTCCTTTTACACCTTCTGTTAATGAACGGGATAAGCTTCCTTTTTTAGATACCTTTTCTTATGAATATCCAACTGGTGGTGTTGGTGATTTTAGGGAAAGTGCTATTGAAATCAGAGATCAGGAAGGATATGAGGCTCTGGAATTATTTTATGATTCTTATAAAATATACGATGGAAAGCCGGGACTTACAGGTTTACCCGCCGTTTTTGCCGAAAAAGATCAATGTACCACCTTAGAACTAAGGCTGAGGGATTCTAATTTAGGGCTTACTGTTACGCTATTCTACTCTGTATTCGAAGAAATAGATGCTATTATAAGAAGTGTGCATGTTCATAATACATCACAGAAGGATATCTATTTAACCAAGGTGTTATCTGCATGTATTGATATGGACAATAAAGATTTTGAACTTGTTACTTTACATGGCTCCTGGGCGAGAGAGAGGCATATTCAGGAGAGCAAAGTATGTCATGGATTTCAGGGAGTCAGTTCAAACAGAGGAGAATCAAGTCATCAGTACCATCCTTTTTTTGCTTTAAAAGAAGGAGGAGCTACCCAGGAGACAGGAGAGGTCTATGGTATGCATTTTGTTTATTCCGGCAATTTTATTGCAAATGTATCCTTAGACCAATTTGAAAGTGTTCGCGCTGTTATGGGAATTCATCCAGATCATTTTTGCTGGAAATTAGAAGCAGGAGAAACCTTTCAAACTCCGGAGGTAGTACTGGTTTATTCTTCGCAGGGACTTGGCGGAATGACCCGTACCTATCATGATTTGTACAAAAATCATTTGATCAGAGGACAATATAAAGATAAACAGAGACCTGTTTTAATTAATAATTGGGAAGCAACTTACTTTGATTTTAATTCTGATAAGCTGATATCCATTGCAAAAGAAGCTTCTGAACTTGGAATAGAAATGCTTGTTATGGACGATGGCTGGTTTGGGAACAGATATGATGATAACCGGGCATTGGGCGACTGGAAAGTAAACGAAGAAAAAATAAACAAAGGTTTAAAAAGTTTAGTAGAGGAAGTAAATAAATTGGGAATGAAATTCGGTATCTGGTTTGAGCCTGAAATGATATCACCGGATTCTGATTTATTCCGTGAACATCCTGACTGGGCAATCGGTATACCGGGACGTACCAGGGGATTATGCAGAAATCAATATGTTCTGGACTTAACAAGAAAAGAAGTATTGGAACACACCTATGAAAGCGTGGCAGGTATACTAAGAAGTGCTAATATTGAGTATGTAAAATGGGATATGAACAGGCAGTTGGCGGATTTGGGAAGTCTGGGACTGCCAAAGGACCGTCAGGGAGAATTAAGCCATCGATATGTTCTTGCGGTTTATGAATTACAGGAACGCCTTTTAAAAGAATTCCCTTATTTATTACTTGAAAATTGCTCCGGCGGCGGAGCCAGATTTGATCCGGGAATGCTGTATTACAGTCCACAGATTTGGTGCTCTGATGATACGGATGCCATTGAACGGCTATTAATACAGGAAGGGACTGCTCTCATATACCCTTTATCCACCATTGGTGCTCATGTATCCGATTGTCCCAATCATACTGTAGGAAGAGTAACTCCTTTTGAAACAAGGGGGTATGTTGCACTTGCCGGTACCTTTGGGTATGAACTGGATGTAACCAAAATACCGGAAGAAGACCGAAAAAAGATACCGGAACAGATTGCCTTGTATAAGAAATACAATGAGTTGATCCGTACCGGTGATTACTACCGCATAGCCTCTTATAGGACAAATCATTTCTATGACTGCTTTCAGGTCGTATCGAAAGAGAAAGATGAAGCCCTGGTAACCTATATACAGGTGTTAAACAGACCCAATTACCATAGCAGAAGAATTTATTTAAAAGGTCTGGATCCGAACAAGAATTATAAAATTGAAGGGGAAGACAGGATATATGGCGGTGATACTCTAATGTTTGCCGGTTTGAATCTGACTAAGATATCGGGAGACTTTAAGGGATTTCTGATTCATTTAACGGCCGTATGA
- a CDS encoding glycoside hydrolase family 2 TIM barrel-domain containing protein has translation MKYLWNEGWKFTKQDIGTSLERISQDDIRWQEVDIPHDWLIYNTMELYETGEGWYKKKLTLDDLGKKHYFLYFEGVYMDSTVYVGNRMVGEWKYGYSSFEFDITDYLEPGENEIKVRVVYQNLNTRWYSGAGIYRSVWLKITEPVHFISDGIYITTSKEAEGWKLEIESELIDESGVHMKGILKNTVLDKAGNIAAVCQEEINLTKEVTCYPQVLMLDNPLLWNLQEPNLYELKTELFIEGSQIDSVSQNFGFRTLRFDNEEGFYLNEKGIKLHGVCEHHDLGALGAAVNKAALRRKFMILREMGVNAIRTSHNMPAVELMELADELGFLVVSEAFDMWERPKTEYDYARFFLAWCHKDVASWIRRDRNHPSIIMWSIGNEIYDTHASERGLEITKMLRDLVLKHDPKKNGQVTIGSNYMKWENAQKCTEELPIAGYNYGEALYDEHHKKYPHWIIYGSETASTIQSRGIYHFPASNVLVTHEDEQCSSLGNCSTNWGAKNSQKNIIDDRDAKFCLGQFIWTGFDYIGEPTPYFTKNSYFGQIDTAGFKKDAFYIYQAEWTDYKQNPMIHLLPYWDFNERQLIDIRVYSNAPKIELFFNDTSLGVFYIDHEKGKQLSGEWQIPYQPGTIKAVAYDENDQVIATDMQSSFEDAANIILKPDKSTLKADGLDMAFVEISMTDKKGVPVRNAGNRVEVKLSGAGRLVGLDNGDSTDYDSYKGTSRRLFSGKLLAMIASKQEAGSIICEVSSPGMKTEVLRLDALPCEKIPGVSSVTENIQSVEEKEIPIRKIELISRGVNHLTKETPETIVAARILPENATYKEIEWKAMTVNGIISNIAKVRVKEGEAVVTAMGDGEFRLCCMAKNGGKNPRVISELEFQITGLGEALINPYQFVSAGLYNYGNREFHSGLLGGVSTDDTSNYIGFKNVDFGDYGSDEITLPIYHLSHNSTRIEFWEGIPGEKDSHLLLDTVYDKDFIWNTYQTETYKLPKRLKGITTLCIGIKDKLDIQGFTFTYYEKAYARLYARDYNNIYGDCFTVTKEAIEKIGNNVAIDFNNMDFGERGIKKVVICGKSRTDKNTININFEGDESEERQSFEIPYSVDYEEYEFKVNKVTGKQKVSFLFLPGSSFDFKWFQFYPEE, from the coding sequence ATGAAGTATTTATGGAATGAAGGATGGAAATTTACAAAACAGGATATAGGAACCTCTCTTGAAAGAATAAGTCAGGATGATATCCGATGGCAGGAAGTTGATATACCTCATGACTGGCTGATTTATAATACGATGGAGCTATACGAGACCGGCGAAGGCTGGTATAAAAAGAAATTGACGTTAGATGACCTTGGTAAGAAGCATTATTTCCTTTATTTTGAGGGAGTTTATATGGACTCTACCGTATATGTGGGAAATCGTATGGTGGGGGAATGGAAATATGGGTATTCCTCCTTTGAATTTGACATAACGGATTATTTAGAACCAGGTGAAAATGAAATTAAAGTCCGGGTGGTTTATCAGAATCTGAATACCCGTTGGTATTCCGGCGCCGGTATTTACAGAAGTGTCTGGCTGAAGATTACGGAACCGGTACATTTCATTTCAGATGGTATCTATATAACTACCAGTAAGGAAGCAGAGGGCTGGAAGCTTGAGATTGAATCAGAATTAATAGATGAGTCCGGGGTTCACATGAAGGGTATCCTTAAGAATACGGTTCTGGATAAAGCCGGGAACATAGCAGCTGTCTGCCAGGAGGAAATTAATTTAACCAAGGAAGTTACATGCTATCCTCAGGTTTTAATGTTAGACAATCCACTTCTTTGGAATCTTCAAGAACCCAATTTGTATGAATTAAAAACAGAGCTTTTCATTGAGGGAAGCCAGATAGATTCGGTAAGCCAGAACTTTGGATTTCGTACTCTTAGGTTTGACAATGAAGAAGGCTTTTACCTGAATGAGAAGGGGATTAAGCTTCATGGTGTATGTGAACACCATGATTTGGGAGCCTTAGGAGCAGCTGTGAATAAAGCTGCTCTTCGCAGAAAATTTATGATACTAAGGGAAATGGGGGTTAATGCAATAAGGACTTCCCATAACATGCCTGCGGTAGAATTAATGGAGCTGGCGGATGAATTAGGATTTTTAGTAGTCTCAGAAGCTTTTGATATGTGGGAACGGCCGAAGACCGAATATGATTATGCCAGGTTTTTCCTTGCGTGGTGCCATAAGGATGTCGCAAGCTGGATTCGTCGGGATAGAAACCATCCAAGTATTATTATGTGGAGCATTGGAAATGAGATTTATGATACCCATGCCAGTGAAAGAGGGCTTGAAATAACAAAAATGCTTCGAGATCTGGTCCTAAAGCACGACCCCAAGAAAAACGGACAGGTAACTATAGGATCTAACTATATGAAATGGGAGAATGCACAAAAATGTACCGAAGAGCTTCCCATAGCAGGATATAATTATGGTGAAGCCTTATACGATGAGCATCATAAAAAATATCCCCATTGGATTATTTATGGCAGTGAAACTGCCTCAACGATTCAAAGCAGGGGCATCTATCATTTTCCGGCCAGTAATGTACTTGTAACCCATGAAGACGAGCAGTGTTCTTCTTTAGGAAATTGCTCTACCAATTGGGGAGCAAAAAATTCACAAAAAAATATTATAGATGACCGGGATGCAAAATTTTGCCTTGGTCAGTTTATCTGGACCGGTTTTGATTACATTGGAGAACCCACACCTTACTTTACAAAGAATTCTTATTTTGGACAGATAGATACTGCTGGTTTTAAAAAGGATGCCTTTTATATTTATCAGGCAGAGTGGACTGATTATAAGCAGAATCCTATGATACATCTTCTTCCCTATTGGGATTTTAATGAAAGGCAGTTAATCGATATCAGAGTCTATTCTAATGCACCGAAAATAGAACTGTTTTTTAATGATACTTCTTTAGGAGTGTTTTATATAGATCATGAAAAAGGAAAACAACTTAGCGGAGAATGGCAGATTCCCTATCAGCCGGGCACTATTAAAGCCGTAGCCTATGATGAAAATGACCAGGTGATAGCAACGGATATGCAAAGTTCCTTTGAGGATGCAGCAAATATAATTCTGAAACCGGATAAAAGCACACTAAAGGCGGATGGTCTGGATATGGCCTTTGTAGAAATATCCATGACAGATAAGAAGGGAGTTCCGGTCAGGAATGCGGGTAACCGGGTAGAGGTAAAGCTAAGCGGTGCAGGCAGACTTGTAGGCCTTGATAATGGTGACAGCACGGACTACGATTCTTATAAAGGAACCAGCAGAAGATTATTCTCAGGAAAACTGCTTGCTATGATAGCTTCAAAGCAAGAGGCGGGCAGTATTATCTGTGAGGTATCCTCGCCGGGAATGAAAACAGAAGTACTGCGCTTAGATGCTTTGCCCTGCGAAAAGATACCGGGGGTTTCCTCAGTAACCGAGAATATACAATCAGTGGAAGAGAAGGAAATACCTATCAGAAAAATCGAATTGATAAGCAGAGGGGTAAACCATTTGACCAAAGAAACCCCGGAAACCATTGTAGCTGCCAGGATACTTCCGGAAAATGCGACCTATAAAGAGATTGAATGGAAAGCCATGACGGTAAACGGTATTATTTCAAATATAGCCAAGGTCAGGGTAAAGGAAGGGGAAGCTGTTGTTACCGCTATGGGGGACGGTGAGTTTCGACTTTGCTGTATGGCTAAAAACGGAGGCAAAAATCCGCGGGTTATATCGGAATTGGAATTTCAAATAACCGGTTTGGGTGAGGCTTTGATAAATCCGTATCAATTTGTTTCAGCCGGCCTTTACAATTATGGCAACAGAGAATTCCATAGCGGACTCTTAGGGGGTGTCTCAACAGATGATACTTCGAACTATATAGGATTTAAGAATGTGGATTTTGGTGATTATGGATCGGATGAAATTACACTGCCGATTTATCACTTAAGTCATAATTCAACCCGGATTGAGTTCTGGGAGGGAATTCCGGGAGAGAAAGATTCCCATCTGCTTTTGGATACGGTTTATGATAAGGATTTTATTTGGAATACGTATCAGACCGAGACATATAAACTACCAAAACGGCTAAAAGGAATTACTACCTTGTGTATCGGGATTAAGGACAAATTAGATATCCAGGGCTTTACTTTTACTTATTACGAAAAAGCCTATGCCAGACTATACGCCAGAGATTACAATAACATATACGGAGATTGTTTTACAGTTACGAAAGAGGCTATAGAAAAGATAGGAAATAACGTTGCCATTGATTTTAATAATATGGATTTTGGTGAACGGGGAATAAAAAAAGTGGTTATTTGCGGGAAATCCAGAACAGATAAAAATACCATTAATATTAATTTCGAGGGTGATGAATCTGAAGAAAGACAAAGTTTTGAGATTCCATATTCCGTTGATTATGAAGAATATGAGTTTAAGGTAAATAAGGTTACAGGAAAGCAAAAGGTGAGTTTTTTATTTTTACCGGGAAGCAGTTTTGATTTTAAATGGTTCCAGTTTTATCCGGAAGAATAA